One Capra hircus breed San Clemente chromosome 27, ASM170441v1, whole genome shotgun sequence DNA window includes the following coding sequences:
- the SPCS3 gene encoding signal peptidase complex subunit 3: protein MQTRAGPPDVTPSGRTFLGETPPLLVADWRKGRGRPRARLRLSGSARAPPAGGCVRAAGTRALDRVQDRKGGGAAVARVPGTRGTGGADRREPVRCRNGVPAVPVPRCVLGASAEMNTVLSRANSLFAFSLSVMAALTFGCFITTAFKDRSVPVRLHVSRIMLKNVEDFTGPRERSDLGFITFDITADLENIFDWNVKQLFLYLSAEYSTKNNALNQVVLWDKIVLRGDNPKLLLKDMKTKYFFFDDGNGLKGNRNVTLTLSWNVVPNAGILPLVTGSGHVSVPFPDTYEITKSY, encoded by the exons ATGCAGACCCGGGCCGGGCCACCGGACGTAACACCAAGTGGGCGGACCTTCCTCGGCGAAACTCCGCCCCTCCTCGTCGCTGATTGGCGGAAGGGCAGGGGGCGGCCCCGCGCGCGGCTCAGGCTCTCGGGCTCTGCGCGCGCCCCGCCCGCTGGTGGGTGTGTCCGGGCAGCGGGGACGCGCGCGCTCGATCGCGTCCAGGACCGGAAAGGAGGCGGGGCCGCGGTGGCGCGCGTCCCCGGAACGCGCGGCACAGGCGGCGCGGATCGTCGGGAGCCGGTCCGCTGCCGGAACGGGGTCCCGGCTGTGCCTGTGCCGCGGTGCGTTCTCGGGGCGTCGGCCGAGATGAACACGGTGCTGTCGCGGGCGAACTCGCTGTTCGCCTTTTCGCTGAGCGTGATGGCGGCGCTCACGTTCGGCTGCTTCATCACCACCGCCTTCAAAGACAGGAGCGTCCCGGTGCGGCTGCACGTCTCGCGGATCATGCT AAAAAATGTAGAAGACTTCACTGGACCTAGAGAAAGAAGTGATTTGGGATTCATTACATTTGATATAACTGCTG atctagaaaatatatttgattggAATGTTAAGCAGTTGTTTCTGTATTTATCAGCTGAATATTCAACAAAAAATAAC gCTCTGAACCAGGTTGTCCTTTGGGACAAGATTGTTCTGAGAGGTGATAATCCGAAGCTGCtgttaaaagatatgaaaacaaagtattttttctttgacGACGGAAATGGTCTCAA GGGAAATAGGAATGTCACTTTAACCCTGTCCTGGAATGTCGTACCAAATGCTGGAATTCTACCTCTCGTGACAGGATCAGGACACGTATCTGTCCCATTTCCAGATACATATGAAATAACGAAGAGTTATTAA